From one Mytilus trossulus isolate FHL-02 chromosome 10, PNRI_Mtr1.1.1.hap1, whole genome shotgun sequence genomic stretch:
- the LOC134686164 gene encoding uncharacterized protein LOC134686164: MTNRTDTNIYQNVANVTFSSKQFEKSRSTLYIFVPLTTVFLLILVFGVGYRMWRSNKGLEKVLQQMEMQNSGHVHIPVQMREVTIATEDHYNEISSEIGNTYSHAVEWNNTVTVMDIDDENSPSS, from the exons ATGACAAACAGGACAGACACAAACATATATCAAAACGTCGCCAATGTCACGTTTTCGTCAAAACAGTTTG AGAAATCACGATCTACCTTATACATTTTTGTCCCGTTGACTAcggtatttttattgatattagtCTTTGGAGTTGGTTATAGAATGTGGCGATCAAATAAAG gCTTAGAAAAAGTCTTACAACAGATGGAAAT GCAAAACAGTGGACATGTTCATATTCCTGTTCAAATGAGGGAAGTGACCATTGCAACTGAAGACCATTATAATGAAATATCCAGTGAAATAGGAAATACTTACAGTCATGCTGTAGAATGGAACAATACAGTAACTGTTATGGATATTGATGATGAAAACAGTCCTTCTTCATAA